The following coding sequences lie in one uncultured Mailhella sp. genomic window:
- a CDS encoding shikimate kinase: protein MKNLVLIGLSGCGKSTFGRKLAKRLRLPLLDTDVMIEKKTGRSIPDIFAADGESGFRDIESACAREAAAVQGAVISTGGGMILREENMKELSKNGLVVFIDRHPSRILRSTTLKDRPLVQDDRDKLFRLYAARLALYRRHADVTVPNHGSPRTLKRRILQVLRHYRRSNSHV from the coding sequence ATGAAAAATCTCGTGCTCATAGGACTTTCCGGCTGCGGCAAGAGCACCTTCGGCAGAAAGCTCGCAAAAAGACTGCGCCTGCCGCTTCTCGACACCGACGTCATGATCGAAAAAAAGACGGGCCGCTCCATTCCGGACATCTTTGCCGCAGACGGCGAGTCGGGCTTCCGGGACATCGAATCCGCCTGTGCCCGGGAAGCCGCCGCCGTGCAGGGGGCCGTCATATCCACGGGCGGAGGCATGATTCTGCGCGAAGAAAACATGAAGGAACTTTCCAAAAACGGCCTTGTCGTCTTCATCGACCGCCATCCTTCCCGCATTCTCCGCTCCACCACGCTGAAGGATCGCCCGCTTGTGCAGGACGACAGAGACAAGCTCTTCCGCCTCTATGCCGCCCGACTTGCCCTGTACCGACGTCACGCCGACGTGACCGTTCCCAATCACGGCAGCCCGCGCACCCTGAAGCGCCGTATTCTCCAGGTACTGCGGCATTACCGCCGCAGCAATTCCCACGTCTGA
- the aroA gene encoding 3-phosphoshikimate 1-carboxyvinyltransferase, with translation MITLQAPASKSVSHRTLIAAALAHGSSLVRHALSSADLERTRDILHTAGAVMEDLGDGNWRVQGMEKGPVGGIDEPADCNVGESGTTCRLLTAVLAAGRGSFRIHGVPRMHERPIGALAKALQALGARVTFEEKEGYPPLVLSTDGLAGGDVDMSVDESSQFLSGLLLAAPFCPSPLRISLTGKKVVSWPYVGLTLQVLEDFGIAFEVETLAGGAWKRVPWKSVQEARPGELRITVHPGSYKSGEYRVEGDWSGASYLLAAGAVGREPVLVTGLRPDSLQGDRAILSILRDMGASIDVRGDGILVSPSKMHGITVDMGACPDLVPTVAMTAAYAEGETRMENIAHLRLKECDRISACAAELSRIGASVEEGADYLVVRGLAPDTPSIPEGTVFHAYNDHRIAMSASLLGLGRGQRVVVDDPAVVCKSFPEFWNVWSALA, from the coding sequence ATGATAACGCTTCAGGCCCCCGCATCCAAATCCGTCTCCCACCGCACGCTCATTGCGGCCGCGCTCGCACACGGCTCGTCGCTGGTGCGCCACGCGCTCTCCAGCGCCGATCTTGAGCGCACGCGCGACATTCTCCACACCGCAGGGGCCGTCATGGAGGATCTCGGCGACGGAAACTGGCGCGTGCAGGGCATGGAGAAAGGCCCGGTCGGCGGAATTGACGAGCCCGCCGACTGCAACGTGGGCGAATCGGGCACCACCTGCCGCCTGCTCACCGCCGTGCTGGCCGCCGGTCGCGGCTCGTTCCGCATTCACGGCGTTCCGAGAATGCACGAACGCCCCATCGGCGCGCTCGCCAAGGCCCTTCAGGCGCTCGGCGCTCGCGTGACCTTTGAGGAAAAGGAAGGCTATCCGCCCCTCGTGCTTTCCACGGACGGCCTTGCCGGCGGCGACGTGGACATGAGCGTGGACGAATCGAGTCAGTTTCTTTCCGGCCTGCTTCTGGCCGCGCCCTTCTGCCCCTCGCCGCTGCGCATTTCTCTCACGGGCAAAAAGGTGGTCTCCTGGCCCTACGTGGGACTCACGCTGCAGGTGCTGGAAGACTTCGGCATCGCCTTTGAGGTGGAAACGCTGGCGGGCGGCGCATGGAAGCGCGTGCCGTGGAAAAGCGTTCAGGAAGCGCGGCCCGGAGAGCTTCGCATCACCGTGCATCCCGGCAGCTACAAAAGCGGCGAATACCGCGTGGAAGGCGACTGGTCCGGAGCCTCGTACCTTCTTGCCGCCGGAGCCGTGGGCCGCGAGCCCGTGCTCGTGACGGGGCTTCGCCCCGACTCCTTGCAGGGCGACCGCGCCATCCTGAGCATTCTGCGGGACATGGGCGCGTCCATCGACGTGCGCGGCGACGGCATTCTCGTGAGTCCCTCGAAGATGCACGGCATCACCGTGGACATGGGCGCCTGCCCCGATCTCGTGCCCACCGTGGCCATGACGGCGGCCTATGCCGAAGGCGAAACGCGCATGGAAAACATCGCCCACCTCCGCCTCAAGGAATGCGACCGCATTTCCGCCTGCGCCGCGGAACTTTCCCGCATCGGCGCGTCCGTGGAGGAAGGAGCGGATTATCTTGTCGTGCGCGGCCTTGCGCCGGATACGCCTTCCATTCCCGAAGGCACGGTATTTCACGCCTACAACGATCACCGCATCGCCATGTCCGCGTCGCTGCTCGGCCTCGGCCGGGGGCAGCGCGTCGTGGTGGACGATCCCGCCGTGGTGTGCAAGTCCTTCCCCGAATTCTGGAACGTGTGGAGCGCCCTTGCATGA
- a CDS encoding prephenate dehydrogenase/arogenate dehydrogenase family protein: protein MSERIVIVGCRGRMGSMLMERFGRNPELAPAGLDLPFEEQAVQEACRGARLVLLCIPATAIADTVALLRPFMEKSAILADITSVKELPMQHMESLWDGPVVGTHPLFGPVPAQDLELRVTIVPGRRASEEDTCFVESLFQGFGCVTFRATAEEHDIAEAKIQGMNFITSAVYFAMTAEDPALLPYITPSFLRRMNSSEKQLMEDGALFTWLFEANPHSQAMTRQYRNLLSLAAAGDVDLILHKARWWWKEGEEKKKIHEEARKVALQSARMGLKKGLQ, encoded by the coding sequence ATGAGCGAACGCATCGTCATTGTAGGGTGCCGCGGCCGCATGGGCTCCATGCTCATGGAGCGATTCGGCCGCAATCCGGAACTTGCCCCCGCAGGTCTCGATCTGCCCTTTGAGGAGCAGGCCGTGCAGGAGGCCTGTCGGGGTGCGCGCCTGGTGCTTTTGTGCATACCGGCCACGGCCATAGCCGACACCGTCGCCCTGCTTCGCCCCTTCATGGAGAAAAGCGCCATCCTTGCCGACATCACCTCGGTAAAGGAACTGCCCATGCAGCACATGGAAAGTCTGTGGGACGGGCCGGTGGTGGGCACGCATCCGCTCTTCGGGCCCGTGCCCGCGCAGGACTTGGAACTGCGCGTGACCATCGTGCCCGGCAGGCGGGCCTCGGAAGAGGACACATGTTTTGTGGAGAGCCTGTTTCAGGGCTTCGGCTGCGTGACCTTCCGCGCCACGGCCGAAGAACACGACATCGCGGAAGCCAAGATTCAGGGCATGAACTTCATCACGAGCGCGGTGTATTTCGCCATGACGGCGGAAGACCCCGCGCTCCTGCCGTACATAACGCCCTCCTTCCTGCGGCGCATGAACTCCTCGGAAAAGCAGCTCATGGAAGACGGCGCGCTGTTCACCTGGCTTTTCGAGGCCAATCCCCACAGTCAGGCCATGACGCGCCAGTACCGCAATCTGCTTTCGCTGGCCGCCGCGGGCGATGTGGACCTCATTCTGCACAAGGCCCGCTGGTGGTGGAAGGAAGGCGAGGAAAAAAAGAAAATTCACGAAGAAGCCCGCAAGGTGGCTCTCCAGTCGGCCCGTATGGGGCTGAAAAAAGGACTACAATAA
- the pheA gene encoding prephenate dehydratase, producing the protein MAEPFQIPGLADLRRQIDDVDSQLLELLNRRAGLSVAVGQAKRQVSGKVFDPAREARLLEGLAKRNPGPLKTEHILSIWRAVLSASRSLQKPCAVAYLGPEGTFSYFAAMDFLGESMTFVPCRDFHEIFRGVSLGQFDAGVIPLENSIHGTITQSFDLFSQYEVNIQAEFYSRIANSLLSRETSLDNVKTVYSHAQPLGQCATWLRAHLPGARLVSVDSTAAAAWKASQEAGAASIGHRSMAEKLGMGSLADNIQDDAANWTRFVLIRAGEVPAGSPHETDADNFKSSLLFTVKNKAGTLCDVLNVFSAHKVNMTKLESRPLKGRCWDYIFFADVECDLTASRRADLIRDLAACCTSLRVLGCYPEGPRLDSTANTTGF; encoded by the coding sequence ATGGCAGAGCCTTTCCAGATTCCGGGCCTCGCAGACCTGCGCAGGCAGATTGACGACGTGGACTCCCAGCTTCTTGAGCTTCTGAACCGGCGGGCAGGCCTGAGCGTGGCCGTCGGACAGGCCAAGAGACAGGTGTCGGGCAAGGTGTTCGATCCGGCCAGGGAGGCCAGGCTTCTGGAAGGGCTCGCCAAACGCAACCCCGGTCCGCTGAAGACGGAGCACATCCTTTCCATCTGGCGCGCCGTGCTCTCCGCTTCCCGTTCTCTGCAAAAACCGTGCGCCGTGGCCTATCTCGGCCCGGAAGGCACGTTCTCCTACTTCGCGGCCATGGACTTTCTCGGCGAATCCATGACCTTCGTGCCCTGCCGCGACTTCCATGAAATTTTCCGCGGCGTGAGCCTCGGCCAGTTCGACGCGGGCGTCATTCCGCTGGAAAATTCCATTCACGGCACCATCACCCAGAGCTTCGACCTGTTCTCTCAGTACGAGGTGAACATTCAGGCCGAATTCTATTCCCGCATCGCCAACAGCCTGCTCAGCCGGGAAACGTCGCTCGACAACGTGAAAACCGTGTACTCGCACGCGCAGCCGCTCGGCCAGTGCGCCACCTGGCTGCGCGCCCATCTGCCCGGAGCAAGGCTCGTTTCCGTGGACTCCACGGCCGCCGCCGCATGGAAGGCCTCGCAGGAAGCGGGAGCCGCGTCCATAGGTCACCGCAGCATGGCCGAAAAGCTGGGCATGGGCTCCCTTGCCGACAACATTCAGGACGACGCCGCCAACTGGACGCGCTTCGTGCTCATCCGCGCGGGTGAAGTCCCTGCCGGAAGCCCGCACGAAACCGACGCCGACAACTTCAAGTCGTCGCTGCTCTTCACGGTGAAGAACAAGGCCGGCACGCTCTGCGACGTGCTCAACGTGTTCTCCGCGCACAAGGTGAACATGACCAAGCTCGAATCCCGTCCGCTGAAGGGCCGGTGCTGGGACTACATTTTCTTTGCCGACGTGGAATGCGATCTCACCGCCTCCCGCCGCGCCGATCTCATCCGCGATCTTGCCGCCTGCTGCACGTCTCTGCGCGTGCTCGGCTGCTATCCCGAAGGACCGCGTCTCGATTCAACCGCCAACACCACAGGATTCTGA
- a CDS encoding flavodoxin, protein MKILIVYGSTTGNTAGIAEALAERIGNAGHDVTLLNAADASAEGLCNGYDAALFGCSAWGTDEVEMQDDFNTLFENFDAIGASGKKAACFASGDSSFEHFCGAVDVIENRLSGLGAVIMEEGLKVDGDYSGNKDDVDAWCDRIIEDL, encoded by the coding sequence ATGAAGATTCTCATTGTGTATGGTTCCACGACGGGCAATACCGCGGGTATTGCCGAAGCTCTCGCCGAACGCATCGGAAACGCCGGTCACGACGTCACGCTGCTGAACGCTGCCGACGCGTCGGCCGAAGGACTGTGCAACGGCTACGACGCCGCACTGTTCGGCTGCTCGGCCTGGGGCACGGACGAGGTGGAAATGCAGGACGACTTCAACACTCTGTTCGAGAATTTCGACGCCATCGGCGCAAGCGGCAAGAAGGCGGCCTGTTTTGCCAGCGGCGACAGCAGTTTTGAGCATTTCTGCGGCGCGGTGGACGTGATTGAAAACCGGCTTTCCGGCCTGGGCGCCGTGATTATGGAAGAGGGCCTCAAGGTGGACGGCGACTATTCCGGCAACAAGGATGACGTGGACGCCTGGTGCGACCGCATCATTGAGGATCTGTAA
- the aroE gene encoding shikimate dehydrogenase, whose translation MSSILNGKKLAVIGDPIEHSLSPLIQQAMLDELGLYCTYGRILVPAGTVAAWLPGAPGMNLAGFNATMPHKTDLVPLMNTLSDDARMYHSVNTVVIRDGLFHGHNTDGAGFLSSLLNEGIRPEGKKIAVYGAGGAARSVVLKLAAAEAKSIAVCCRTPAKAEELARSSARVHVVALGSPDFERTLTEADLFINCTPLGMKGVPSQFADFRFLDALPASAPVCDVIYRPLKTELLKEAEKRGHQTMNGLGMLIHQAILALELFAAMPLDAALMKKAVEKRLIPVLHQKV comes from the coding sequence ATGAGCAGCATTCTGAACGGAAAGAAACTGGCCGTCATCGGCGATCCCATCGAACACAGCCTCTCCCCGCTCATTCAGCAGGCCATGCTGGACGAACTCGGCCTCTACTGCACCTACGGCCGCATCCTCGTTCCCGCCGGAACCGTGGCGGCCTGGCTGCCCGGCGCTCCCGGCATGAACCTTGCGGGCTTCAACGCCACCATGCCGCACAAGACAGATCTCGTGCCTCTCATGAACACGCTCTCCGACGACGCGCGCATGTACCACTCCGTGAACACCGTGGTTATCCGCGACGGACTTTTTCACGGTCACAACACCGACGGCGCGGGATTCCTCAGCTCCCTGCTCAATGAAGGCATCCGGCCGGAAGGAAAAAAGATTGCCGTGTACGGCGCCGGAGGGGCTGCCCGCTCCGTGGTGCTCAAGCTTGCCGCGGCGGAAGCCAAGTCCATTGCCGTGTGCTGCCGCACCCCGGCCAAGGCCGAAGAACTCGCCCGCTCCTCGGCCCGCGTGCATGTGGTCGCCCTCGGCAGCCCGGACTTTGAACGGACGCTGACCGAAGCGGATCTGTTCATCAACTGCACGCCGCTCGGCATGAAGGGCGTTCCCTCGCAGTTTGCCGACTTCCGTTTTCTCGACGCCCTGCCCGCCTCCGCGCCGGTGTGCGATGTCATCTACCGGCCGCTCAAGACCGAACTTCTGAAGGAAGCGGAAAAACGCGGACATCAGACCATGAACGGCCTCGGCATGCTCATTCATCAGGCCATTCTCGCGCTGGAACTGTTCGCCGCCATGCCGCTCGACGCCGCGCTCATGAAAAAGGCCGTGGAAAAAAGGCTGATTCCGGTGCTGCATCAGAAAGTCTGA
- the aroC gene encoding chorismate synthase — translation MRYSLFGESHGPAIGVVLQGVPSGLDIDEDFIRAEMARRAPGKSPLATARNEKDEVRILSGVFEGKACGTPLCGVIENTDTRSRDYAATRWLARPGHADFTAHLRYRGFEDYRGGGHFSGRLTAPLVFAGAVAKLALRARGVEVLARVKSIAGIDDAPLDLATPDAEALRAAARKPLPVIDDARGEAMQQAILDARGDGDSVGGLIQCFALNVPAGLGSPDFDENIETLIARHMFAVPAVKGLAFGAGFDFASMRGSEANDSLTPGTPFRTRTNNNGGINGGISNGMPVVFTVVVKPTPSIGKEQETVNMNTSEAAKLIITGRHDPCILSRAVPVIEAACALALTELPGVLA, via the coding sequence ATGCGTTACAGCCTGTTCGGCGAATCCCACGGCCCGGCCATCGGCGTCGTGCTTCAGGGCGTCCCCTCGGGACTCGACATCGACGAGGACTTCATCCGCGCCGAAATGGCGCGCCGCGCGCCCGGCAAATCGCCGCTTGCCACGGCAAGGAATGAAAAGGACGAAGTGCGCATCCTGAGCGGCGTGTTCGAGGGCAAGGCCTGCGGCACGCCCCTTTGCGGCGTGATAGAAAACACCGACACCCGCTCCCGCGACTACGCCGCCACCCGCTGGCTCGCCCGTCCCGGCCACGCGGACTTCACCGCTCATCTGCGCTACCGCGGTTTTGAGGACTACCGCGGCGGCGGTCACTTTTCCGGCCGCCTCACGGCTCCGCTGGTCTTTGCCGGAGCCGTGGCCAAGCTGGCCCTGCGCGCCCGGGGCGTGGAAGTGCTCGCGCGCGTCAAAAGCATTGCGGGCATCGATGACGCCCCCCTCGATCTCGCCACTCCCGATGCCGAGGCTCTGCGGGCCGCGGCCCGCAAGCCCCTGCCCGTCATCGACGACGCGCGCGGCGAAGCCATGCAGCAGGCCATTCTCGACGCCCGAGGCGACGGCGATTCCGTGGGCGGACTCATCCAGTGCTTTGCGCTCAACGTTCCCGCCGGACTCGGCAGCCCGGACTTCGATGAAAACATCGAAACCCTCATCGCACGGCACATGTTTGCCGTGCCCGCGGTCAAGGGCCTGGCCTTCGGCGCGGGCTTCGACTTCGCTTCCATGCGCGGAAGCGAGGCCAACGACTCTCTCACGCCGGGCACTCCCTTCCGCACCCGCACCAACAACAACGGCGGCATCAACGGCGGCATTTCCAACGGCATGCCCGTCGTGTTCACCGTGGTCGTCAAGCCCACGCCCTCCATCGGCAAAGAGCAGGAGACCGTCAACATGAACACCAGCGAGGCCGCAAAGCTCATCATCACCGGCAGGCACGATCCCTGCATTCTTTCGCGCGCCGTGCCCGTCATCGAGGCCGCCTGCGCGCTGGCCCTCACCGAACTGCCGGGAGTGCTCGCATGA
- a CDS encoding 3-dehydroquinate synthase II family protein, with product MNIYFKSVPFSKNDVTLALESGVDGVIVPADKVESVSVLSRTPVIAEEDMPSCAMTSKADEEQIRDSLRSGKQVVLARGWEIIPVENLLAQCDNVTAEAGTLEEAVLASGILQRGVQGIVVLPEAIGDLKEIVSRCKISREHEDLEEAEIVRVEPAGLGHRVCIDTMSMLHRGQGMLVGNSSAFTFLVHAETEHNEYVASRPFRVNAGAVHAYVRLPGDATTYLSEVTAGTQMLVVDYTGATSIATAGRVKIEVRPMLLVEAKVGDKTGAVFLQNAETIRLTAPDGTPVSVVTLKPGDKVLCRTDEAGRHFGMRIKEDIQEK from the coding sequence ATGAACATCTATTTCAAAAGCGTGCCCTTCAGCAAGAACGACGTGACTCTCGCGCTGGAATCCGGCGTGGACGGGGTCATCGTTCCCGCCGACAAGGTGGAATCCGTGTCCGTGCTCTCCCGCACTCCCGTCATTGCGGAAGAGGACATGCCCTCCTGCGCCATGACCTCCAAGGCCGACGAAGAACAGATCCGCGACTCGCTCCGTTCGGGGAAGCAGGTGGTTCTCGCCCGGGGATGGGAGATCATTCCCGTGGAAAACCTGCTCGCCCAGTGCGACAACGTGACGGCCGAAGCCGGAACGCTGGAGGAAGCCGTGCTTGCGTCCGGCATTCTTCAGCGCGGCGTGCAGGGCATCGTGGTGTTGCCCGAAGCCATCGGCGACCTCAAGGAAATCGTGTCGCGCTGCAAGATCAGCCGGGAACACGAAGACCTGGAGGAAGCCGAAATCGTCCGCGTGGAGCCCGCCGGACTCGGACACCGCGTGTGCATCGACACCATGTCCATGCTGCACCGCGGTCAGGGCATGCTGGTAGGCAATTCCAGCGCCTTCACCTTCCTGGTTCACGCCGAAACGGAACACAACGAATACGTGGCATCCCGCCCCTTCCGCGTGAACGCGGGCGCGGTTCACGCCTACGTTCGTCTGCCCGGCGACGCCACGACCTACCTTTCGGAAGTGACCGCCGGAACGCAGATGCTCGTCGTGGACTACACGGGAGCCACCAGCATCGCCACCGCCGGAAGAGTGAAGATTGAAGTGCGTCCCATGCTGCTCGTGGAGGCGAAGGTCGGGGACAAGACGGGCGCCGTGTTCCTTCAGAACGCCGAAACCATACGGCTGACCGCTCCCGACGGAACCCCCGTGAGCGTGGTGACGCTCAAGCCCGGCGACAAGGTGCTCTGTCGCACCGACGAGGCCGGACGTCACTTCGGCATGCGCATCAAGGAAGACATTCAGGAGAAATAG